One Panicum virgatum strain AP13 chromosome 9K, P.virgatum_v5, whole genome shotgun sequence genomic region harbors:
- the LOC120652557 gene encoding uncharacterized protein LOC120652557 yields the protein MDKGTAGHTAAIHSPRRPRADEHILPCRPRARPHPESGQQLHSSLGPRDIPLEPNWRISIPIPPPRPQNQQEDDAVTNDGAGEAALTPDLPAQNQMAASASASSVGRMLQASLAAATAAVPSTFVSPPQQVPASPVRRRPGGVAVRCAPSGGVAPAGDKTSKLRVGSPIVILEAPVMLKTAASVPSLRHNGGQVKPGDVGRIMARKPKDVWAVRLAVGTFLLDGKFFRPLDADEEDDGSPDE from the exons ATGGATAAGGGAACAGCAGGGCACACAGCAGCCATCCACTCCCCCCGTCGGCCACGAGCTGACGAGCACATCCTCCCCTGCCGCCCGCGAGCACGGCCCCATCCAGAATCAGGCCAACAATTACACAGCTCCCTCGGGCCTCGAGACATTCCCCTTGAACCCAACTGGCGAATTAGCATTCCCATCCCACCACCACGCCCACAAAATCAGCAAGAGGATGATGCAGTAACAAACGACGGAGCAGGCGAAGCAGCACTGACCCCAGATTTACCTGCACAAAATCAGATGGCTGCCTCTGCATCTGCTTCATCAGTCGGCAGGATGCTGCAGGCTTCGCTCGCGGCGGCAACCGCTGCCGTCCCTTCGACCTTCGTCTCGCCGCCGCAGCAAGTCCCAGCTTCTCCCGTGCGACGACGTCCTGGCGGCGTCGCCGTCCGGTGCGCGCCGAGCGGCGGCGTCGCACCAGCAGGCGACAAGACGTCGAAGCTCAGGGTGGGCTCGCCGATCGTCATCCTGGAGGCGCCCGTGATGCTGAAGACCGCCGCGTCGGTGCCGTCGCTCCGGCACAACGGCGGCCAGGTCAAGCCCGGCGACGTCGGAAG GATCATGGCGCGGAAGCCCAAGGACGTCTGGGCCGTGCGCCTCGCCGTCGGCACGTTCCTGCTGGACGGCAAGTTTTTCAGGCCCTTGGACGCCGACGAGGAAGACGACGGGTCCCCAGATGAATGA
- the LOC120652554 gene encoding uncharacterized protein LOC120652554 — MDALSCVGVAPQGALMSRSFADAAIARALRFSLSDAPEPSAAAASTTAALPAAAALMHAFGGHPPPGSAAPTSPARCRLGPAGGHAGKRRRPRPSKRAPTTYISTDAATFRVMVQRVTGADESDLLLQQQEDGAGAGLGLGLLLPQLGIEQFLQAGPAAHAAAAAAYTTAAPPAPAEQQPLFPTLDSWNVMYGKKNGVV, encoded by the coding sequence ATGGACGCCCTCTCCTGCGTGGGCGTGGCGCCGCAGGGCGCGCTGATGTCCCGCTCCTTCGCCGACGCCGCCATCGCCCGCGCGCTCCGCTTCTCCCTCTCCGACGCGCCCGAGCcgtccgcagccgccgcctccacgacgGCGGCActgcccgccgcggcggcgctgatgCACGCCTTCGGGGGCCATCCGCCGCCTGGCAGCGCGGCGCCGACGTCGCCTGCGCGATGCCGGCTGGGGCCGGCGGGCGGGCACgcggggaagcggcggcgccctcggccGTCGAAGCGCGCGCCCACCACGTACATCAGCACCGACGCCGCCACGTTCCGCGTCATGGTGCAGCGCGTCACGGGCGCCGACGAGTCCgacctgctgctgcagcagcaggaggacggcgccggcgccggcctcggcCTGGGCCTCCTCCTGCCGCAGCTCGGCATCGAGCAGTTCCTTCAGGCGGGCCCCgcggcgcacgccgccgccgccgccgcgtacaCGACGGCGGCCCCGCCCGCCCCGGCGGAGCAGCAGCCGCTGTTCCCGACGCTGGACTCGTGGAACGTCATGTACGGGAAGAAGAACGGGGTGGTCTGA